AATCCAGCGCTTTGAGCCGGGGCAGGTGCAAAGTGTGCGCCTGAAACTGGCCGACTTGTATCAGGCGCCGCAGGTGGCCGCCAGCATTGCTGCGGACTTGGGGGAAGGGTTTAAGCCCAGCGACTGGACCCAGACCCAGGGCAGCCTGTTCAGTGCAATGAAGATGGAAAAAACCATGATCGGCTTGCTTCTACTGCTGATTGTGGCGGTTGCTGCCTTCAACATCATTGCGACGTTGATCATGGTGGTTTCGGATAAAGGCGCTGATATCGCCATTTTGAGAACTCTCGGGGCCACACCGCAGCAGATCATGGGTATTTTCATGGTTCAAGGTACGGTGATCGGTGTAATCGGCACGCTGATCGGTGCGGTCCTTGGGGTGATTGCGGCGCTAAATGTCAGCCAGTTGGTGGGGTGGATCGAGCGGGTGAGTGGGCGGCATGTGATGAGCTCGGATGTTTACTTCGTCAGTAACCTGCCTTCGGATTTGCAGGTTTTTGATGTGGTGCTGATTTGCACGGCAGCCTTCAGCTTGAGCTTTCTTGCCACGATTTATCCGTCTTGGCGGGCTTCACGGATTCAGCCTGCTGAAGCCTTGCGCTACGAGTAATCACACCCGCGATATGAAAAAGCCGTTACTTGTGTAACGGCTTTTTTGTTTCTGCCGAAGGCTCAGGGAGTGAGTCATGCGAACAGGGATGCTTGCAGCTATTGCCGGGCTGGTGGTGCTGCGTTGGTTACCAGCTCTGCCGCCTACGGGGTGGGTTCTGGGGATGCTGGCGGTGGGGATTGTGTTGTCAGTTGGAAGGGTCTATCCACTGGGGCTGTTTTTGTTGGGACTGTCGTGGTCCTGTATTAGCACCCAGTCAGCTCTAGATGACCGGCTGCCTGCCGAGCTGGATGGGCGAACCTTATGGCTGGAAGGAACCGTAGCAGGATTGCCGGAAGTCAGTCGGGAGGTGGTGCGTTTCGAGTTGAGGGACGCCACGTCGCGTCGTTACGTACTACCTCGGAAAATGCGTCTGTCCTGGTATGACGGCCCGCAGTTACGAGGTGGCGAGGTTTGGCGTATGGCTGTGCGCCTTAAACGGCCCCGAGGTTTAGTCAATCCACAGTCATTTGATTACGAGGCTTGGCTGCTCGGGCAGCGCATTGGTGCCGGTGGAACGGTTAAAAGTGGTTATCGCCTGAGAGAGGCGGGCGGTCTGTCCTCATGGCGTGACAGATTACGTCAGCAGCTACTGGCCGCTTCGGCTGCCGGGCAAGCCGGAGCATTGAGTGCGCTGGTGCTGGGCGATGGTTCCGGCCTCAGCAGTGCTGATTGGCTAGTGTTTCAAAATACCGGGACAGTGCATCTTATGGTGATCTCAGGCCAGCATATCGGCCTGATGGCGGCTCTGCTGTATGGTTTGGTAGCGGGCCTTGCACGTCTGGGCTGGTGGCCGCAGCGTTGGCCCTGGTTGCCTGTGGCTTGTGTGGTCAGCTTTGCCGGGGCAATGGGCTACGGCCTGTTAGCGGGGTTTCAGGTGCCGGTTCAGCGTGCCTGTGTGGCTGTTGCATTGGTGCTGATATGGCGCTGGCGATACCGTCATCTCGGGGTGATTGATCCTCTGCTAATCAGTTTACTGGCGGTTTTGTTATGGGAGCCGTTGGTGTGTCTCCAGGCAGGTTTCTGGTTGTCGTTCGGTGCGGTCATCCTGCTGGTGCTGATCTTTTCCGGTCGACTTGGTGCATGGCGTTGGTGGTCAAGTTTGTGGCGGGTGCAGTGGACCATGGCTGTGGGGCTTGTACCGCTGTTGGTGGTGCAGGGCTTGCCAATCAGCATCACCAGCCCTTTAGCTAATCTGATTGCGGGGCCAATAGTCGGTTTTATAACGGTGCCGCTGGGGTTGCTCGGCATGGTGCTTCTACCAGTTCCGTGGCTTGGCGAAGGTCTGCTATGGCTGGCAGGAGGCACACTGAATATCTTGTTTAGTGTGTTGGCGTTATTGGCGCAGTTGCTGCCAGCCTGGACGCCCAGTGCGCTCCCGCTGTGGGCCTGGGGCTGTGGTCTGATTGGCGGGTTAGTCTTATTGATGCCCGCGGCCTTGCCCATGCGAAGCCTAGGTTTGGGGCTACTCATGCCGCTGGTTTTCCTGCCGGCGGTACGCCCTGAGTCTGGTGAAGCGGATGTCTGGGTGTTGGATGTGGGGCAGGGGCTTTCGGTTCTGATCAGAACCCGGGATTACGATCTCCTTTATGACGCAGGGCCTAAGTTTGGCGAGTTTGATACCGGGCAGAGGATCGTTGTGCCTTCTTTGCGGGCGTTGGATGTGCGCAAACTGGACATGATGCTGATCAGCCATGCCGACACCGATCATAGCGGCGGTGCAATAGCTATCACACAGGGGGTGCCGGTTCGGCGTGTGGTCAGTGGTGAGCCCGTGAAACTGGGGGCTGCCTTGAAGGCTGATCCTTGCCTGAGTGATGCGCAGTGGCAGTGGAATGGCGTGCGCTTTCGCCTGTGGCAATGGTCGGGAGCGCGCAACGGCAATCAGGCCTCCTGTGTGTTGATGGTTGAGGCGGGTGGGGAGCAGCTGTGGCTCACGGGTGACATAGATCAGGACGCTGAAAGAGGTCTAGTGGAAAATACCGGGCTGCAAAGGGTTCACTGGCTGCTGGCGCCTCATCACGGCAGTCGGAGTTCCTCGTCACAGTTATTACTTGAGCGTGTAAGGCCTGCCAACAGTCTGATTTCCCGTGGTGCTCACAATGCTTTTGGCCACCCGCATGAGGCAGTTGTGCAGCGCTATCGGGATGTCGGAACACAGATTTATGACACTGCCGAGCAGGGCGCCATCCGCATAAAACTGGGGCGCTTTGTTCCGGCAGAGTCCGGCAGAGCGCAGTTGCACTTTTGGCGTGAAAAATGAGTCATACAGCGGTCGGCGTGGCAGCAGGCCTATGCTAGAGTTGCGGGAATTTTGAGAAGGGGATCTGCTACCGTGTGGGAACTGGTCAAAGCTGGCGGCTGGATTATGCTGCCGATCATTCTGTGTTCTATCGCTGCTGCAGGCATTATCGCCGAACGACTCTGGACGCTGCGGCCAAGCCGCGTGTCTCCCCCCCACCTGTTAGGCCAGGTGTGGAAGTGGATCAAGGAAAAGAAACTCAATAACCAGAAGCTCAAGGAGCTGCGCGCTGACTCTCCGCTCGGGCAGATTCTGGCCGCAGGCCTGGCCAATTCCAAGCATGGCCGGGAGATCATGAAAGAGTGTATCCAGGAGGCTGCGGCCCGGGTCATTCATGAGCTGGAGCGCTACCTCAATGCGCTAGGCACCATTGCCGGTATTGCTCCGTTGCTAGGGCTGCTGGGTACTGTGCTGGGTATGATCGACATTTTCAGCTCCTTTATGGGCTCAGGCATGACCAATGCGGGTTCACTGGCTGGCGGTATTGCTAAGGCGCTGATCACCACGGCCGCGGGCCTGATCGTAGCTATACCGGCGCTGTTCTTTCACCGTTACCTGCAGCGTCGTGTTGACGAGTTGGTCGTGGGCATGGAGCAAGAAGCGATTCGACTGGTGGAAGTGGTGCAAGGCGACCGTGATGTCGATCTCGGTGAGGAAAAACCGTGAAGTTTCGGCGTAAACCGCGGGAAAACGTCGAGATCAACCTGGCTTCGCTGATCGACGTAGTTTTTATTCTGCTGCTGTTCTTTGTGGTGACCACAACCTTTACCCGTGAAACGCAGATGAAAGTCGATCTGCCGGAAGCGGCCAGTGGAACGCCCCCTGAGCAAACAGAATTGAAGCAGTTGGAAATTCTGATTGCAGCCGATGGCACCTATTCAATGAACGGCCAGCAGCTGATGGAAAGCAAGCTGGACAACCTGATCGCAGCTTTGCAGAAGGAATCTGCGGGGGATAACAGCCTGCCGCTCATTATCAGTGCGGACGCCCAGACCCCGCATCAGGCGGTGATCACCGCTATGGATGCTGCCGGTAAGCTGGGCTTCTCCCATTTGCGACTGACCACAGTCGAGGCGCAGGCTAAGCCTTGAGGTTGATGTGTTATGAGCCTCGCTGAGCGTCTTAGCCAAGCCTGGTACAACGGACATCCGGCGTTACTGTTGCTGCGCCCATTGGAGTGGCTGTATCGGACGGTTGTCCAGCGTAAGCGTGCGTGTTTTCTGAGCGGTCAGAGCCAAAGCTACCGGGCGCCAGTGCCTGTCGTTGTAGTTGGAAACATTACAGTGGGTGGCACTGGTAAAACGCCGATGATCCTCTGGTTGGTTGAACATTGCCGCCGCCAGGGATTGCGCGTAGGTGTTGTCAGCCGTGGCTACGGTGCCAAGCCGCCACACTTCCCCTGGAGAGTAGAAGCCAGCCAGGCTGCCAGTGTGGCGGGGGATGAACCGCTGCTGATCGTGCAGCGTTGCGGTGTACCGCTGATGATTGACCCTGACCGCAGTCGTGCCGTGCAGGCACTGCTGGCTGAACAGCCGCTGGATTTGATCCTCAGTGATGATGGCCTGCAGCACTACCGTCTGGCGCGGGACCTTGAGCTGGTACTGATTGATGCGGCCCGTGGGCTCGGCAATCGCCGTTGTCTGCCGGAAGGACCGCTGCGGGAGCCGTCTGAGCGCCTGAAAAGCGTGGATGCAGTGCTTTATAACGGCACGCGCAACGCGCCTGCCGGTGGCTATGGTTTTGTCCTACGGGCTAAGGCCTTGGTTAACCTCAAAACCGCTGAACAACGGCCACTGGATCATTTCCCACCGGGGCAGTCCGTGCATGCGGTGGCTGGTATCGGCAACCCCCAGCGTTTCTTCAACACCCTTGAAGGACTACACTGGAAGCCTGTATGCCATGCATTTGCCGACCATGCTCCCTACAGCTCAGAGTTACTGGACTTTACCCCGAAATTGCCGGTGCTAATGACGGAAAAGGATGCAGTCAAATGCCGGGGCTTTGCCCTGGATGATTGGTGGTATCTGGCGGTTGATGCTGAACCCACACCTGAATTTGTCGGTTGGTTCGATCAACAACTACAGCGATTGATACCGCGTAGCTGATTCAAATATCTGATGAGTCCGGCCGAGCCGGCCGGTTTAACAAGGAACTGCCATGGACACGAAACTTCTCGACATCCTCGCTTGCCCACTGTGCAAGGGGCCTCTGCACCTCTCCGCAGACAAAAGCGAGTTGATCTGCAAAGCCGATGCGCTGGCGTATCCGGTGCGTGATGGTATTCCTGTCATGCTCGAAGGCGAGGCTCGCACCCTGAACGTTGATGAGCGTCTGGATAAATAAATGAGCACTGCCTTTACCGTTGTTATTCCTGCCCGTTATGCCTCTAGCCGTCTGCCGGGCAAGCCGCTTCAAGATATTGCTGGCAAGCCGATGATTCAGCACGTTTGGGAGCAGGCATGCCGCAGTGCCGCTCAGCAAGTGGTAGTCGCCACCGATGATCAGCGCATCGCTGACGCTTGCGAAGGTTTTGGAGCGAAGGTTGTGATGACGCGTGTCGATCACAACTCGGGAACTGACCGTCTGGCTGAAGTGGCAACGGCCTTGGGCCTCGCTGCTGACGCGATTGTGGTCAATGTGCAAGGGGATGAGCCGCTTATTCCGCCTTCGATCATTGACCAAGTGGCTGAAAACCTGGCCAATAACCCTCAGGCTGCCATTGCTACACTGGCTGAGCCCATTGAGGATGTGCAGTCGCTGTTCAATCCTAATGTGGTCAAGGTGGTGGCGGATAA
The Pseudomonas mendocina DNA segment above includes these coding regions:
- a CDS encoding DNA internalization-related competence protein ComEC/Rec2, with amino-acid sequence MRTGMLAAIAGLVVLRWLPALPPTGWVLGMLAVGIVLSVGRVYPLGLFLLGLSWSCISTQSALDDRLPAELDGRTLWLEGTVAGLPEVSREVVRFELRDATSRRYVLPRKMRLSWYDGPQLRGGEVWRMAVRLKRPRGLVNPQSFDYEAWLLGQRIGAGGTVKSGYRLREAGGLSSWRDRLRQQLLAASAAGQAGALSALVLGDGSGLSSADWLVFQNTGTVHLMVISGQHIGLMAALLYGLVAGLARLGWWPQRWPWLPVACVVSFAGAMGYGLLAGFQVPVQRACVAVALVLIWRWRYRHLGVIDPLLISLLAVLLWEPLVCLQAGFWLSFGAVILLVLIFSGRLGAWRWWSSLWRVQWTMAVGLVPLLVVQGLPISITSPLANLIAGPIVGFITVPLGLLGMVLLPVPWLGEGLLWLAGGTLNILFSVLALLAQLLPAWTPSALPLWAWGCGLIGGLVLLMPAALPMRSLGLGLLMPLVFLPAVRPESGEADVWVLDVGQGLSVLIRTRDYDLLYDAGPKFGEFDTGQRIVVPSLRALDVRKLDMMLISHADTDHSGGAIAITQGVPVRRVVSGEPVKLGAALKADPCLSDAQWQWNGVRFRLWQWSGARNGNQASCVLMVEAGGEQLWLTGDIDQDAERGLVENTGLQRVHWLLAPHHGSRSSSSQLLLERVRPANSLISRGAHNAFGHPHEAVVQRYRDVGTQIYDTAEQGAIRIKLGRFVPAESGRAQLHFWREK
- a CDS encoding biopolymer transporter ExbD, with product MKFRRKPRENVEINLASLIDVVFILLLFFVVTTTFTRETQMKVDLPEAASGTPPEQTELKQLEILIAADGTYSMNGQQLMESKLDNLIAALQKESAGDNSLPLIISADAQTPHQAVITAMDAAGKLGFSHLRLTTVEAQAKP
- the kdsB gene encoding 3-deoxy-manno-octulosonate cytidylyltransferase, with protein sequence MSTAFTVVIPARYASSRLPGKPLQDIAGKPMIQHVWEQACRSAAQQVVVATDDQRIADACEGFGAKVVMTRVDHNSGTDRLAEVATALGLAADAIVVNVQGDEPLIPPSIIDQVAENLANNPQAAIATLAEPIEDVQSLFNPNVVKVVADKTGLALTFSRAPLPWARDAFAVSKEQLPQNVPYRRHIGIYSYRAQFLHDFVSWGPCWLENTECLEQLRALWHGVRIHVADALEAPAAGVDTPEDLARVRQLLGA
- a CDS encoding Trm112 family protein, whose protein sequence is MDTKLLDILACPLCKGPLHLSADKSELICKADALAYPVRDGIPVMLEGEARTLNVDERLDK
- the lpxK gene encoding tetraacyldisaccharide 4'-kinase produces the protein MSLAERLSQAWYNGHPALLLLRPLEWLYRTVVQRKRACFLSGQSQSYRAPVPVVVVGNITVGGTGKTPMILWLVEHCRRQGLRVGVVSRGYGAKPPHFPWRVEASQAASVAGDEPLLIVQRCGVPLMIDPDRSRAVQALLAEQPLDLILSDDGLQHYRLARDLELVLIDAARGLGNRRCLPEGPLREPSERLKSVDAVLYNGTRNAPAGGYGFVLRAKALVNLKTAEQRPLDHFPPGQSVHAVAGIGNPQRFFNTLEGLHWKPVCHAFADHAPYSSELLDFTPKLPVLMTEKDAVKCRGFALDDWWYLAVDAEPTPEFVGWFDQQLQRLIPRS
- a CDS encoding MotA/TolQ/ExbB proton channel family protein — translated: MWELVKAGGWIMLPIILCSIAAAGIIAERLWTLRPSRVSPPHLLGQVWKWIKEKKLNNQKLKELRADSPLGQILAAGLANSKHGREIMKECIQEAAARVIHELERYLNALGTIAGIAPLLGLLGTVLGMIDIFSSFMGSGMTNAGSLAGGIAKALITTAAGLIVAIPALFFHRYLQRRVDELVVGMEQEAIRLVEVVQGDRDVDLGEEKP